From the Borreliella afzelii genome, the window TTCTAATTCAGATGTTAAAAGTCCTATTATGAAACATTTTATTAGGGATTTGGGTTTAAATGTTATTATTACAGATTTGACTGAATTAAGTGTTGATTCTGTTTCTAAGATTGTTTATTATTGTGATGATTTGGCAACTCTTGATAAACTTGATAATGAGATTAGAAGTAGAGATTTTCAAGACATAAGGGTGTTTTTTTCTTCTAGGGATTTATTAGAGGTTACTAATATTAATGCTAATAAATATAATGCTATTAAAAATATTGCTTTTCTTGAGAGCATTCCATTGTGTAATGTTTTAGCCTTTGGAGATAATAATAATGATTATGAGATGCTTAAAAATCTTGGCAAAGGGGTTTTAATGAAAAATGCTAATGAATTTCTTAAAATTAATTTAGCGAATAATGAAATAACAAGATTTAGTAATAATGAGGATGGTGTTGCTAAATTTTTAATTGATTTTTTTGAGCTTGATATAAATTATAAATGATTTGTATCTGGAATGTTTAATGCATTTATTTTATTTTTAGCAAAATCTTCTATTTAAAATATAAATTTTTTACTTATAATTTATTTTTATAAATTTATTTATTAAAATATTGGTATAAGTATTGACATGGATTAAACAAAGATATATATTATTCTATGTTGTATAAACAAATTGGCAAAATAGAGATGGAAGATAAAAATATGGTCAAAGTAATAAGAGTCTATGGTGGATGCCTAGGAGCTTTAAGGCGAAGAAGGTCGTGGTAAGCTGCGAAAAGCTTGGGGGAGAAGCAAACATTTATTGATCCCAAGATTACCGAATGGAGTAATCCAGCTAGCAAGATGCTAGCTATCTATTATTTAAATAATA encodes:
- a CDS encoding Cof-type HAD-IIB family hydrolase, which encodes MNSNYERYKILVFDLDGTLLNNSHEISFLTLEVLLTLGKDFKIIIATGRRLSEVKNVRNQLKEINIDNNYLVTANGAEVFLQENLIFRHAMSYDLVKEILKIRTVNVDVNLYTFDTWYSNSDVKSPIMKHFIRDLGLNVIITDLTELSVDSVSKIVYYCDDLATLDKLDNEIRSRDFQDIRVFFSSRDLLEVTNINANKYNAIKNIAFLESIPLCNVLAFGDNNNDYEMLKNLGKGVLMKNANEFLKINLANNEITRFSNNEDGVAKFLIDFFELDINYK